GTGGATCGGATCGCGCCCGGTCTCGCGACCGCTCGGGGCGTCGACGAGCGCGTCCGCGGGCTGGCCTACACCCACCGCGCCAGCGAGTACCTCGGCCGGACGGACCCCGACGTCGAGAGCGCCAGCGCGCTGCTCGCGGCCGCCTCGACGGAGCGAACGGGAACGGTCGCCGTCCGCGCCCGGGACGTCCGGGGCCTGGCCGGCGTCGACACCCAGCGGGTCGAACGCGAACTCGGCGCAGCCCTCGTGGACCGCGGATTCGCGGTCGACCTCGACGATCCGGATCACGAGCTCCGGGCGATGTTTTCCGAGGGTGTCTGTGCCCTGGGCTGGCTCGCCGTCGAGAGCGTCCGGGACTTCGGCGACCGGCGCCCGACCGATCGCCCCTTCTTCCAGCCCGGCAGCATGGACCCGCTGCTCGCACGAGCGTTAGCGAATCTCGCCGGTGCGGGCCCGGAGGCGACTATTCTCGACCCCATGTGCGGGACGGGTGGCGGGCTGATCGAGGCCGGTCTCCTCGGCGCGGACGTGCTCGGCGTCGACGCCCAGCGGAAGATGGTCCGCGGGGCGGCCGAGAACCTGGCGCACTTCCTCGTGCCCGACCGCTCCCCGCCCGGATTCCCGGAACCGGGCGACTGGCACGTGATGCGGGGCGACGCGACGGCGCTCGCGCTCCCCGACGACGCGGTCGACGGCGTCGTCTTCGACGCGCCCTACGGCCGCCAGTCGAAGATCGCCAATCGCCCCCTCGCCGCCCTCGTCGCCGGGGCGCTCGCGGAGGCCCGCCGCGTCGCACCCCGGGCCGTCGTCGTCGCGGACCGGTCCTGGGCCGACGAGGCTCGCGAGGCCGGCTGGCGGGTCACGGACCGGTTCGAGCGACGGGTGCACCGCTCGCTGACCCGGCACGTGCTGGTCCTGACTCGCGAGCGAGGCTGACGGTCGGGCGGAGCCGTCCCCGCTGCCGGTCGGCGGGATCGCTGTGAACGCCCCTGTCGACCGGGTTTCGAGGCCCGAAAGGGGTACGAAACTACAAACCCGTGGCACTCCTTCCCGACGGTATGACAGATCGTTCGATGGCCCGTCGCTCGCACGCTCGACCCGTCACGCCGCGGCGCTCCCGTCAGCCGGGATCGGTCGCGGCATGACTGCGGGCGGCGAACTCGGGGAGAACCACGCCTGGTTCCGGGCCGTCTTCGAGAACGCCCACGACGCGCTGCTGATCGCCGACGACGAGGGACGGTACCTCGACGCCAACCCGGCGGCCTGCGAGATGTTCGGCCTGGAGCGCGAGGAGCTGGTCGGTCGCTCGATCGCTGCGTTCGCGCCCGACTGGTACGGCTTCGAGGACGCCTGGCGGGAGTTCCTCGAGAGCGATCGCGTCCGCGGGGAGTTCCCCCTCGTCCGGGCCGACGGCGAGGAACGCACCGTCGAGTTCAGCGCCTCGAGCGACATTCTCCCCGGCAAGCACCTCTCGGTCCTCCGGGACGTCACCGAGCGCCGGGAGATGGAGGAGCAGTTGCTGGAGAGCGAGCGCCGGTTCTCCCAGATCGTCGACAGCGTCCACGAGGTCATCTGGATGACCGACCCGACCACCGACGAGGTGGTGTATCTCAGCCCGGGCTACGAGGAGCTGTCGGGCCGCGAGGGGCTCGCTGCCGGCGACGACCCGTCACCGTTCCTCGAGGCGGTCCACCCCGACGACCGCGAGACCGTCCGCGAGTGGATGCAACGGGTCCACGACCCCGCGGACGACGCCGACAGCTACGGCCTCGAACACCGCCTCCTGCGGCCCGACGGGACCGTCCGCTGGGTCGAGACCGACGCCTATCCCGTCCGCGACGAGGACGGCGTCGTCCGCCGCTACGTCGGCATCCTCGACGACGTGACCGAGTCCAAGGCCAGCGAGCGGGAACTGGCCGCACAGAACGAGCGCCTCGACCGGTTCGCGAGCCTGGTCTCCCACGACCTGCGCAACCCGCTGCAGGTCGCCATGGCCCGCGTCGAGGCCGCCCGCCAGGTCTCCGGGCCGGCCGACGAACACCTGGCGGCGGCCGAGCGGAGCCTCCACCGCATGGACCGGTTGATCGACGACGTACTGACTATCGCCCGGGAGGGCCAGTCGGCGCCCGAGCCCGAGCCGATCCGGCTCAGCGAGGCCGCGAACCTGGCCTGGGAGAGCGTCCGGTGGGCCGCGGCGACCCGGCGGCTCGAGGAAGACCGGACGCTCCGCGCGGACCTAGACCGGCTCGTCGCCCTCCTCGAGAACCTCTTCCGCAATTCGGTCGAACACGGGGGCGAGGGCGTGACCGTCACCGTCGGCGCGCTGCCGGACGGCTTCTACGTCGAGGACGACGGCCCCGGGATCCCCGCCGACGAGCGCGAGGCCGTCGCCGAGATGGGCTACTCCACGGCCGACGACGGGACCGGGTTCGGCCTCGCCATCGTGCGGGAGATCGCGAGCGCCCACGGCTGGACGCTGGCGGTCACGGAGAGCGAGAGCGGCGGCGCCCGGTTCGAGTTCACCGGCGTCGAGCCCGCGAACTGAGTCACTCGGCGAGTTTCGTCAGCAGGTGCGAGACGTGGAGCCGGTCGTTGGTCCCCTCCGTCAGGTCGAGATCGATGTCGCCGGCGAGGCGGTGGAGTCGCGCCAGCCGGTCGGCGTCGTAGCGCGAGCGGGCCACCCGGAGCACGTCCGCCAGCACTTCCTCGCCGCTGTACCCCTCCTCGACGAGCAGGTCGTCGAGGGTCTTCCGGGCGTCCGTGAACGCGCCGGCCTCGGCGTCGTCCAGCATCTCCTCGATCCGGTCGTCCGTGCCCACCTCGCCCAGCGCCTCGTAGGCGGTCTCCATCGTGACCTCGCCCTCGGTCTCGGCGGTGGTCTGGGCACCCAGAAGCGCCGACCGGAGGTCGCCGTCGGCGTACCCGGCGACGTACTCCAGGCCGTCGTCGTCGAAGTCGACCTCCTCAGCCTCGACGACCGACCGGAGCACGGCGACGGTCTCGTCGTGGGTCGGGGCCCGGACGGGGACGGGGAAACACCGCGAGCGGATCGGCGGGATCAGCGCCGAGGGCTGGCGGGTGGCGATGACGAACTGCGTCGTCTCGTAGTACTGCTCCATCACCCGGCGCAGCGCCTGCTGGAAGTCCTCCCGGATCGACTCGGCGTTGTCGAGCAGGACCGTCTTGTACTCCCCCGAGACCGGCGAGTAGCTGGCCGACTCCTTGAGTACGTGATTGATGAGGTCGGCCTTCGAGGAGTTGCGCCGGCGCTTGGGCGTGATGAAGGAGGCAAAGCGGGGGTCCTCGCTCAGTTCCTTCTTGGTCATCCCGAAGAAGTCGTCGACGTTGATGACGACGAAGTCGTTGTCGGGGTCGGCGTGTGTCTCGCGGGCGAGCGCCCTGACCGCCGCGGTCTTCCCGCTGCCCTTGGGCCCGTGGACGATGAGGTTGAGCGGTTCGTCGACCGCCCGCCCCAGCGACTCCCGGACCCCGGACTGCGGCAGGTCGTCGATGTCCGGCGCGTGCGCCTCTGTCCACAGCGGGGCGTCCATCGGGGTCGGATAGGGGGACCGACGGTAAGAATCGGTCGGTCGCCGGTCACCTCGACGGCCCGCGATCAGGCCTCGCCGTTCTCGCCATCGCCGTCACCGTTGCCCTCGTCGTCACCGTTGCCGCCCTCGTCGTCGTCGCCATCATCACCGTCTCCGTCCTCGCCGTTGTCGTCACCGTTCTCGTCTTCCTCTCCGTTCTCCTCGTCGCCGTTCCCGTCCGCTTCCTCGTCACCGTCGTCGGCCGCCTCGTCACCGTTCTCTTCGTCGTCTTCGCCGTCTTCCGCATCGCCGTTCTCGTCCTCGGCACCGTCGCCGTTCTCGTCATCCCCGTCCTCGCCGTCCGCCTCGTCGTCCTCGTCTTCGGGGGTATCGTCGTCCGCGCCGTCTCCGTCGATGATATCGTCCTCCGTATCGGGGGTGTCAGGACTCTCGTCGTCGGGCGATTCCCCGTCTTCGATCGGGGTGTCCGGGGCGGTCGTCGTGGTGTCGGTCGTCGTGGTATCGGTCGTCGTAGTCGTGGTCGTGGTCGTCGTGGTGTTGTTGGTCGTGGTCGTCGTCGTGGTCTCGTCATCGTCATCGTCGTCATCGTCGTCGTCATCCTCGTCGACGATCACGACGTCGCCATCGCCATCGCCATCGCCGTCGTCTTCGTCGTCCCTGTCATCGTCGTCTCCGTTCCCATCGCCGTCGTCGACGCTCACGAGCGCGCCGTCCATGACCGGCCAGCCGGGGTCGGTGAGGTAGGGCGGGTCGGTCTCGCCGTCGCTACTGACGAAGTCGAAGCTCTCGTTGCCGTTCGAGTCCTCGTGGGCCATCGCGATCAGGAACTCGTCGTCCTGGAGCTCGGACCGGTCGAACTCCTGGCCCGGCACCTCGTACAGATCGACCTCGACGTCCTCGTACGTGCCGGGTTCGAGGTACTCGGAGACGCCGATCACGCTGCCGGTGATCTCGCCCTCGACGAGGCTATCGTCGTGGATCACGACGTACCCGCCGTCGGGGAGGCTCACGTTGTCGACCGTGACCGTCTGGCCGTCGCTCTCCTGGTCGTCGAAGGTCACGCTCGGCTCGTCCGGCTGGGTCTGCTGTGCGATCTGGGACTGTCTCGGCCCGCTCGCACCGGCGTTGACCGCCATCGCCCCGCCAACGCCGAGGCCCAAGACGACGATCGCGACCGTCGCTGCGAGTACGCGCTGTCTCATGTTCGTCAGCCCGCTCCACGGAGACGCGATTAAACGCCGGCCACCGTTGCAGGGGCGTTCACGTCCCTCGACAACTGGAACCCGGCCTTACTCGCCGGGTAAGGCGGCGTTTCGACCGTTGCACGAGCGGACGGGCGGCGAAAAAAGCGACGAGTCGGGTCGGATTCGGGCGCTCGGGCCCTCAGGCGACGCTCTCGACGACGATGCGGCCGTCGTCGGTGACGGCGTCTCCGTCAGCGTCGACGTAGGGGCCGTCCTCGGAGCCGTTCGTCGCGACGAAGTCGTAGCTCTCGTTCTCGTCAGTGTCGAGGTGGGGCATCGCGATCAGCGTCTGGCCCTCCTCGAGCCGATCGGTCTCGTACTCCACGCCCGGGACGTCGAAGAGCGTGATCGTCACGTCCTCGGACTCGCCGGGCTCGAGGTACTCGGAGACCCCGACGACGCTGCCGAGCGCGTCACCGTCCGCGAGCGAGTCGTTGTGCAGCGTCACGAACCCGCCCTCGGACATGTTCACGCTCTCGACGGTGACGGTCGTCCCGTTGGTCGCCTGATCCTGCAGGCTGACCGTCGCCATCGGCGCGTCCTCGTCCTCTTCGGCCGGCGTTTCCGTCTCGTTCTCCTCGGTGACCGGTTCTTCGGTCAGGTTATCTTCTGTCTCGTTTTCCTCGGTTGGCGTCTCCTCGGTTACCGTCTCCTCGTCCGGCGGTGCAACAGGGACCGGTTCTTCAGTAACGTTCTCCTCGGTGGTCGGCTCCTCGGTCACGTTCTCCTCGGTCACGTTCTCCTCGGTCTCTGTCTCGGTCTCGGTGGCGGGCGTCTCGGTTTCCGTCACCGGCTCCTCGGTGGTCGGCTCCTCAGTCACGTTCTCCTCGGTCTCTGTCTCTGTCTCTGTCTCGGTCTCGGTCTCGGTGGCGGGCGTCTCGGTTTCCGTCACCGGCTCCTCGGTTTCGGTCTCCGGCTCTTCGGTTTCCGGTGCCTCGGTTTCGTTCTCCGCGTCTGCGTCTTCGACGGTCACGTTGGCTACGTCGAGAACGACGTCCCCGTCAGCGTCGACGTAGGGGCCGTCGGCCTCGCCGCCGGTCGCGACGAAGTCGTAGCTCTCGTTCTCGTTGGTGTCGAGGTGGGGCATCGCGATCAGCGTCTGGTTCTCCTCGAGCGTCTCGTTCTCGAGGTCGGCTCCGAGCACGTCGAATAGCTCCACCTCCACGTCCTCGTACTCACCGGGCTCGAGGTAATCGGAGACGCCGACGACGCTCCCGACCACGTTCCCGTCGAGCAGCGACGCGTCGTGGATGGCGACGAAGCCGCCAGCCTCGACGCTCACCGACTCGATGGTGACCGTGTCGTTCTCAGCGGTCTGGTTCTCGAAGACGATCGTCGCCTCGGGCGGTGCCGGCGCGAGGTAGATGTCCGCGAAGGCGCCAGCGGTCGCCGTAAAGACGCCGTGGGTGTAGTTGCCCGGCGCGACGCCCGAGGAGTTCACCTCGAGCGAGACGGTCTCGGACTCACCGGCGTCGAGCGTGACAGACTCGCTGTCGACGATCGGACCGGCGAACCGGAAGTAAACCGTCTGGGTCGCCGCCGCGTCGTTCGGGTTCTGGACCGTCGCGTTGACGGTCACGGTGTCACCGACGGTGGCGTTCTCCGGGGCCTCCAGGTCGGTCAGCGCGAAGGACTCCTGGAGGGTGATCTCGCCCAGTGCCCAGTCGTCCGCCGTGAACACGCTGTGGCGGTAGTCGCCGGCGCTGAGGTTGTACTGCCCACTCTGGACCGCGAAGTTGACCGTCGCTTCCTCGCCGGCGTCGACGCTCACGTTCCGGTTGTCGACGAGCTGGCCGTCGACGCGGAACTCGACGCGCTGGGTCGTCGCCTCCTCACCCTGGTTCTCGACCGTCGCGGTGACGTTCAGCGTCTCGCCGACGGTCGCGTTGGTCGGTGCCTCGAGGTCGGTGATCAGCAGGCCGTCGCCCTCGGTCGCGTTCTCGTCGTCGGTTACGTTGGCCTCGTCGGGCGGTCCGGCGTCCTCAGGCGGCCCGGCGTCAGCCGGCGGGCCGGGTTCGTCTTCTTCGTCCTCGTCCTCGGCCTCGTCAGCGTCCTCGGCGGTGACGGTGGCGCTGTCCGTCACGGGTTCCTCGGTCGTGTAGGGGACGTCCTCTTCCCCGTCGGACTCGACGAACGTGAACGCCTCGTCGCCGTCGGTGTCCTGATGGGCCATCGCGATGTACTCCTCTTCGTCCTCGACGTCGGTGTCGAGTTCGACCTCGATGTCCTCGGACTCTCCGGGTTCGAGGTACTCGGAGACGCCGACGACGTCACCGGCCTCGCCGTCGTCGGACTCGTGGATCACCACGAAGCCGCCGTCGGGGAGGGTGGCCGAGTCGACGGTGACGGTGTCACCGTCGACGGACTGGTCTGTGAACGATACGGTCGCCGTTTCCTGTGCCTGCGCGTCGAGCGCTCCCGCGGGGAGGGCCGCCGCCGTCCCGAGAGAGAGCGCGACGACGCCGACGAGCAAGATCGCGTACTGTCGTGTATCCATGATCCGCGTCCGAACCCCAGGGAGTTTGGGCGGATAAACCGGTCAGTTACTTCAACTCGTTTCACTGTCGAATTATGAACGTACGGTGACTGTAACGTGTCTAGGACGCGATTTATCCGCGGACGAATGCGTGGAACCGAATAAGACCGCCTTTCCGGCCGAAAATCCAGCGTTGTGGGCCGCGAAACGTTCGCAACTCGCAGGAAGTCCGCAGCCAGTGGGACGTTTCGAAGCGGGTTTACCCCCGCCGGCCGACATTCGTCGTATGCACGTGACCTTCCTCGGGACCAGCGGGGCCGTTCCGACGACCGCGCGCAATCCGAGCGCGGTGATGGTCCGACGGGAAGGCGAGCGCTTCCTCTTCGACGCCGGCGAGGGGACCCAGCGGCAGATGATGCGCTTTTCCACCGGCTTCGCCGTCTCCCACGTTTTCGTCTCCCACCTCCACGGCGACCACGTCCTCGGCATCCCCGGCCTCCTCCAGACCTGGGACTTCAACGACCGCGAGGAGCCCGTCGCCATCCACACGCCGGGCGGCAC
Above is a genomic segment from Halorientalis sp. LT38 containing:
- a CDS encoding THUMP domain-containing protein yields the protein MYLLELAGEDDAFAAREAASVATGVDRIAPGLATARGVDERVRGLAYTHRASEYLGRTDPDVESASALLAAASTERTGTVAVRARDVRGLAGVDTQRVERELGAALVDRGFAVDLDDPDHELRAMFSEGVCALGWLAVESVRDFGDRRPTDRPFFQPGSMDPLLARALANLAGAGPEATILDPMCGTGGGLIEAGLLGADVLGVDAQRKMVRGAAENLAHFLVPDRSPPGFPEPGDWHVMRGDATALALPDDAVDGVVFDAPYGRQSKIANRPLAALVAGALAEARRVAPRAVVVADRSWADEAREAGWRVTDRFERRVHRSLTRHVLVLTRERG
- a CDS encoding AAA family ATPase, giving the protein MDAPLWTEAHAPDIDDLPQSGVRESLGRAVDEPLNLIVHGPKGSGKTAAVRALARETHADPDNDFVVINVDDFFGMTKKELSEDPRFASFITPKRRRNSSKADLINHVLKESASYSPVSGEYKTVLLDNAESIREDFQQALRRVMEQYYETTQFVIATRQPSALIPPIRSRCFPVPVRAPTHDETVAVLRSVVEAEEVDFDDDGLEYVAGYADGDLRSALLGAQTTAETEGEVTMETAYEALGEVGTDDRIEEMLDDAEAGAFTDARKTLDDLLVEEGYSGEEVLADVLRVARSRYDADRLARLHRLAGDIDLDLTEGTNDRLHVSHLLTKLAE
- a CDS encoding DUF7282 domain-containing protein; amino-acid sequence: MDTRQYAILLVGVVALSLGTAAALPAGALDAQAQETATVSFTDQSVDGDTVTVDSATLPDGGFVVIHESDDGEAGDVVGVSEYLEPGESEDIEVELDTDVEDEEEYIAMAHQDTDGDEAFTFVESDGEEDVPYTTEEPVTDSATVTAEDADEAEDEDEEDEPGPPADAGPPEDAGPPDEANVTDDENATEGDGLLITDLEAPTNATVGETLNVTATVENQGEEATTQRVEFRVDGQLVDNRNVSVDAGEEATVNFAVQSGQYNLSAGDYRHSVFTADDWALGEITLQESFALTDLEAPENATVGDTVTVNATVQNPNDAAATQTVYFRFAGPIVDSESVTLDAGESETVSLEVNSSGVAPGNYTHGVFTATAGAFADIYLAPAPPEATIVFENQTAENDTVTIESVSVEAGGFVAIHDASLLDGNVVGSVVGVSDYLEPGEYEDVEVELFDVLGADLENETLEENQTLIAMPHLDTNENESYDFVATGGEADGPYVDADGDVVLDVANVTVEDADAENETEAPETEEPETETEEPVTETETPATETETETETETETEENVTEEPTTEEPVTETETPATETETETEENVTEENVTEEPTTEENVTEEPVPVAPPDEETVTEETPTEENETEDNLTEEPVTEENETETPAEEDEDAPMATVSLQDQATNGTTVTVESVNMSEGGFVTLHNDSLADGDALGSVVGVSEYLEPGESEDVTITLFDVPGVEYETDRLEEGQTLIAMPHLDTDENESYDFVATNGSEDGPYVDADGDAVTDDGRIVVESVA
- a CDS encoding PAS domain S-box protein, whose translation is MTAGGELGENHAWFRAVFENAHDALLIADDEGRYLDANPAACEMFGLEREELVGRSIAAFAPDWYGFEDAWREFLESDRVRGEFPLVRADGEERTVEFSASSDILPGKHLSVLRDVTERREMEEQLLESERRFSQIVDSVHEVIWMTDPTTDEVVYLSPGYEELSGREGLAAGDDPSPFLEAVHPDDRETVREWMQRVHDPADDADSYGLEHRLLRPDGTVRWVETDAYPVRDEDGVVRRYVGILDDVTESKASERELAAQNERLDRFASLVSHDLRNPLQVAMARVEAARQVSGPADEHLAAAERSLHRMDRLIDDVLTIAREGQSAPEPEPIRLSEAANLAWESVRWAAATRRLEEDRTLRADLDRLVALLENLFRNSVEHGGEGVTVTVGALPDGFYVEDDGPGIPADEREAVAEMGYSTADDGTGFGLAIVREIASAHGWTLAVTESESGGARFEFTGVEPAN
- a CDS encoding DUF7282 domain-containing protein: MRQRVLAATVAIVVLGLGVGGAMAVNAGASGPRQSQIAQQTQPDEPSVTFDDQESDGQTVTVDNVSLPDGGYVVIHDDSLVEGEITGSVIGVSEYLEPGTYEDVEVDLYEVPGQEFDRSELQDDEFLIAMAHEDSNGNESFDFVSSDGETDPPYLTDPGWPVMDGALVSVDDGDGNGDDDDRDDEDDGDGDGDGDVVIVDEDDDDDDDDDDDETTTTTTTNNTTTTTTTTTTTDTTTTDTTTTAPDTPIEDGESPDDESPDTPDTEDDIIDGDGADDDTPEDEDDEADGEDGDDENGDGAEDENGDAEDGEDDEENGDEAADDGDEEADGNGDEENGEEDENGDDNGEDGDGDDGDDDEGGNGDDEGNGDGDGENGEA